One Gavia stellata isolate bGavSte3 chromosome 31, bGavSte3.hap2, whole genome shotgun sequence genomic window, CGCTGTGCGTGCCCAAGCCCAGCACCGAGAAGGCTGCGCGGTGCTTCCTCAGCAGCAGCCGGATCTTCTCATCATCTGAGTCGGGGTCCAGGGGCTTGTTGTACTCGTCGTCCTCGGTCTCAGAGGCTGCCCGCTCTCCGCCAGAGCCCCCTGCCCGCTGCGAGGATGAGGAGGGCTCCAGGGCgctcttcttcctccatttgGTCCGTCGGTTCTGGAACCAGACCTGCCGCCCCATGGGACCGGCTCGGTTAGCAGCCACCACGCCACGCACCCCGTGGGGACCCACACTCACCTTCACCTGTGACTCAGTCATGCCAAGGGAATAGGCTAGCCGTGCTCTCTCCGGACCTGCCAGGTACTTGGTCTGCTCAAAAGTCTTCTCCAGAGCGAAGATTTGGTGCCCTGTAAAGGTTGGGCGTGTGTGCTTCTTCTTGTGGATGCTGTCAGCCAGGTGAGCAGGGGCtgcaagagaggaggaggaaggcaggtgAGCACCTGGCCTCTCTGCAGTGCACGGCTCTGGGCAGTTCTCCCCTTCCTGAACATGGCACCAACACACCCACCAGCCCTCAGCACCCACAGAGCCCCTCCATGCTGGCTCCCCTCCAAATTAAAACTGTATTCTGGCTTCAAGGCTTCAGCCCCATCCCAGGAGGGCTGAGCTGCCTTCTGTGCGGGCCCCACAGAGCCAGAGCCGGGCTGCGCACCTCCTGCTCGGGGACAGTGCTAATTTGCTGTGCTGAGACGGAAGGGTCGTTAGCAGCAGTGCATGACCCCAGAGCCACACAGCACCGGGAATACCATGCCCCCATGCCCCACACCTTGCAGGATGCATGACgggaaggcaggcagagctggtcaGCTCATAACTGTGCTGGGAGCAGACGGCCAAGCTGCCTGACCTGTCTGCTCCAAGAGCATCACCTggagagggggaaagggaaCCACGGCTGCAGGTGCTGATCAGCTGCACCCAGCCCCTGGCCCAGAGCCTTCCGGGACTCCCCACAGGACAGTGGGTGCACCCATCCCACCCACCCTCTGGCACAGCAGCAATATGCTCTGCAATCCCCCTGCCAGCTCTCCACCAGTCAGGCAgtgctgccagcccagggctggcCATCCTGCCTGTCTCTGCCCCAAGCTGGGCCGGGCACTGACCCCAGTGAGGCTGCCGCAGGGATGGGGGATCTCTGGGGTGGCAGGCTCTGCCTGTCCTTGCCAGCTGTGGCGTGCCTGGGGGCTAAGCAAAGAGTTAATCTCTGCCATTGGAGCTGCCCCTGCTCTTGAGCAGAAACCTCTGCGGCAGGTTGAGATCCGGCAGCCCTGGTGCCAGGGCCGTTCTCACTCTCGTGGGGCAGCCTGCAGGGTGACCAGCCATGTCTCGTGCAGGACGATGGAGAAGATGTGGCCTGGGCAGCTGCCCCGGTGCCGATGGGTCGGGGCTCTGCGGGGTGCCTGCTGCCTGTGGCACCCacccgccacccacccgccccgGCCCCACTGTACTTACAGCCACCGCACTGCCGGCCGCCCCGCCAGTCTGgggctgcctctgcccagcagctcCGGCCCCGCGGCAGGTACTCGCTGCCAGCCTTGGGGAGGGCCCCCATCTGGGACCCGTAATAGACACCTGGGGAGCTCAGTCCGTTAAATCCGCCCGCGTGGGGATAGCCGGGGAGGAGGCTGCTGTTCGGCGTCGCTGCCGGCCGGCTGAGGATGTCGGAGATGCCGTGGGGGgtgccagcagccagctgggcGCCAAGCCCAGGGGGGCCCAGCTTGTAGAAGGAGCTCTGCACGGAGTACTGGCAGACGGGCGCCTTGGCCTCGGGGAAGGGACCCAGCGAGGGGCCGTTGAGCAGGAAGGTGCCCGGCAGGTTGGCATCCATGGTTCCAGCGCCGAGGCGGCCCTCAGAGCCCGGCTGCCCGGGGGTGAGATGGCTGGCCCATCCCCACCAGCCCGGGGGCTACTGGGGCCCGGCGTCCGCCCCGGCCGGCGGGCACCCGGGTGGCCCTGGGACCCTGGCAGGCTGGCCGGGGGGCCACGTCCTGGGCAGGCAGCCACGCGCAGGGCCGGGGCGAGCGGCCCCGGCTGACCCCGCCGAGGTGGCACCAGCACCGGACACTCAACTTGGGCTTGGGAGCAGCCAACATTTCTCTGATAAAGCTGAGCCCCATTAGAATACAGGGCCCCCATTGGCAGGGCGGCTGCAGGTGGCGCTCCCATTGGCCGGGTCTCCGCGGCCTCGGCCGCCATTGGCTGTGCCGCAGGGCCTGCCCGGGATTGGCCCGGCCCAGACAAATTGCGCTTTGAaagccggcggcggggggacgcGGCGGGCGCGCGCGGGGCGAGGCGGGCGCTGGACagcgccgggcccgggcccccGGCGGAGCGCCTCTGCCCCCGGCGGAGCGCCTCtgcccccggcgcggccggAGACCTCCCCCGCAGCGGCACGGGGCGCCGGCGGCACCGGCTGGGCGGCCGCTTCCCCGCCCGTCCGGGGAGAGGCCGCTGCCGGATCAGCCCCGCGACCTGCGCACGTTTCTGCACCCGTTGGCCTCCCCCAGGAATGGCATAGCGCAAACGGCTGCCAGCCCCCACGACTGCCCCCTGCTCTCCCGGCAACGGGGTACGGGCGGCGGGGAACCCCACCTGGCCACGCACCCCGGAGCCTCAGTCCTCCCCCCACCCTTGGGCAAGCAGAGACGAGCCACAGTCGGTGTTGGTTTCTTTATTAATTCATAGTCCGACAGCTGGTGTACAGGGAAATGATCTATACATCAGGGGCTAAGACAGGGAGATCCAAAAGGCTTGTTTccataacaattaaaaaaaggaaataaaagtaatttttaaaacttctaaaaAGCTTCTAGTGTGCAGACTGCAGCATTCTCTAGGCTCAACGTTGGGCGCAGCCTCCCCCTACCAGCCCTATGAGCAATCTGAGCGCAAAGCAATGTCACTGCCGGTGCCTGGCACGGTTGCAGCACAGCACATTCCCTAAGGCGTATACAAGGCCGAAGCACAGGACCCACACACAACTCTACAGTGATGCTACGGAGTCAGCTGTCGCAGTGGGTCTAGGGAGGTTATTGCACACAGCGAGGGTGATGGATGGAGGGTCTGTGCCTATATGGCTCAAATTCGGGGTGGGGTGAGGAAGGGGTTGCTTTGCTCTCCAAGGCTAAGCTGGGtcatttgctttgctgcagctAGGCTTCTTCCCGACTGCAAGGGAGCCAGGGGCTTTCCTGGCAGATGCACACCTGCTGCGAGACAGGGCTGCCCTGCCCAGGGTCACCAGCCTGAAGCTGGAGGTGGGCTCGTTCTGCACGTGGCCACAGAGAGCAAACTCAGGCCCTGCGAAACAGGTCCATGGCCACCTCCAAGGGAAAGAGCAGGGGGTCCCCACACCACTGTGCAACAAAGACCAGGCCCCCACCTTGGTTAGGTAAAGGACAGAGTCGGGGACACGGGACCTACTGCCACTACCTGCATCCGGCCCTCCTGGGGTCAAATATTGTAGCAGATTTGATCTACTGCACACCTCAGAGTTGcctgagcagctctgcccaTCGCTGCTCTCCTGCTAGAGCAGCTGGCTCCAGGGCTGCCCTAGCTCCCAGGGTGACTGCTTGgtccaggctgctgcagcagggcgTTCCACCTGGCCAAAGCACGGCCACTGCCGGAGCAGCCCCCCATGTCTCTGCAG contains:
- the NKX6-3 gene encoding homeobox protein Nkx-6.3, encoding MDANLPGTFLLNGPSLGPFPEAKAPVCQYSVQSSFYKLGPPGLGAQLAAGTPHGISDILSRPAATPNSSLLPGYPHAGGFNGLSSPGVYYGSQMGALPKAGSEYLPRGRSCWAEAAPDWRGGRQCGGSPAHLADSIHKKKHTRPTFTGHQIFALEKTFEQTKYLAGPERARLAYSLGMTESQVKVWFQNRRTKWRKKSALEPSSSSQRAGGSGGERAASETEDDEYNKPLDPDSDDEKIRLLLRKHRAAFSVLGLGTHSG